A region from the Pseudomonas sp. KU26590 genome encodes:
- a CDS encoding gamma carbonic anhydrase family protein encodes MAIRTFQNHTPTLGERAFVDHSAVVIGDVEIGADSSVWPLTVIRGDMHRIRIGARTSVQDGSVLHITHAGPFNPDGFPLLIGDEVTIGHKVMLHGCAVGNRILIGMGTTIMDGAVVEDEVIIGAGSLVPPGKRLESGFLYVGRPVKQMRPLTEKEIAFFPYSATNYVKLKDQHLAEGFDKPC; translated from the coding sequence GTGGCCATTCGCACGTTCCAGAACCACACCCCAACCCTTGGCGAGCGGGCGTTTGTCGATCATTCGGCGGTTGTGATCGGCGATGTCGAAATCGGCGCCGACAGTTCGGTCTGGCCGCTGACGGTCATTCGGGGCGACATGCACCGCATCCGCATCGGCGCGCGGACCAGCGTGCAGGACGGCAGTGTGCTGCACATCACCCACGCCGGGCCGTTCAACCCCGACGGTTTTCCGCTGTTGATCGGCGATGAGGTCACTATCGGCCACAAGGTCATGCTGCACGGCTGCGCCGTCGGCAATCGCATTCTGATCGGCATGGGCACCACGATCATGGACGGCGCGGTGGTGGAGGACGAGGTGATCATCGGCGCGGGCAGTCTGGTCCCGCCCGGCAAGCGCCTGGAGAGCGGGTTTCTCTACGTCGGGCGTCCGGTGAAGCAGATGCGCCCGCTGACCGAAAAAGAGATCGCCTTCTTCCCCTACAGCGCGACCAATTACGTGAAGCTGAAAGACCAGCACCTGGCCGAAGGCTTCGACAAACCCTGCTGA
- a CDS encoding LysR family transcriptional regulator, producing MSRYLPPLNALRAFEATARLNSVSLAATQLHVTHGAVSRQLKVLEEHLGVGLFIKDGRGLKLTDAGIRLRDASAEAFDRLRTVCSELSQGSADAPFVLGCSGSLLARWFIPRLGRLNADLPDLRLHLSAGEGDLDPRRPGLDALLIFAEPPWPSDMQVFELASERIGPVMSPRFARFEALRHAPVQALLGEPLLQTTSRLQAWPAWATQNGIEPEALSYGQDFEHLYYLLEAAVAGLGVAIAPEPLVADDLKAGRLAAPWGFSETPAQLALWVPKRAADGRAQHLARWLKQELERSGRA from the coding sequence ATGAGCCGATACCTTCCGCCCCTCAACGCATTGCGTGCATTTGAAGCCACTGCCCGACTTAACAGTGTCAGCCTGGCGGCCACGCAGTTGCACGTTACCCATGGTGCCGTCAGCCGTCAGCTGAAAGTGCTTGAAGAGCACTTGGGCGTTGGCCTCTTCATCAAGGACGGACGTGGCCTGAAACTCACAGATGCAGGGATTCGTCTGCGCGATGCGAGCGCTGAAGCGTTTGATCGTCTGCGCACCGTCTGTTCCGAGCTTAGCCAAGGCAGCGCAGATGCGCCGTTCGTACTGGGTTGTTCCGGAAGCTTGCTGGCACGCTGGTTCATTCCGCGGCTGGGGCGGTTGAACGCGGACCTTCCCGACCTGCGGCTTCACTTATCTGCGGGAGAAGGAGACCTTGATCCGCGACGGCCCGGGCTGGACGCGCTGCTGATATTCGCCGAACCGCCCTGGCCCTCGGACATGCAGGTCTTCGAGCTTGCCAGCGAGCGTATAGGTCCGGTGATGAGTCCTCGATTCGCGCGGTTCGAGGCGCTGCGGCACGCCCCCGTCCAGGCCCTGCTGGGCGAGCCCTTGCTGCAGACCACATCTCGCCTGCAAGCCTGGCCAGCATGGGCAACGCAAAACGGCATCGAACCCGAGGCACTGAGCTACGGACAGGATTTCGAGCATTTGTACTATTTACTGGAGGCGGCCGTCGCAGGCCTGGGCGTGGCAATCGCGCCGGAGCCGTTGGTGGCTGACGACTTGAAAGCCGGACGCCTGGCTGCGCCATGGGGCTTCAGTGAAACCCCGGCGCAGCTCGCGTTGTGGGTGCCAAAGCGCGCCGCAGATGGACGCGCTCAGCACCTGGCTCGATGGCTCAAGCAGGAACTCGAGCGATCGGGGCGGGCTTGA
- a CDS encoding PA0069 family radical SAM protein produces the protein MPIQLPPRGRGTATNPHNRFAPNRSVAEDDGWYQEVPLTQGTTVTLETAKSIIARNSSPDIPFDRSINPYRGCEHGCIYCYARPSHAYWDMSPGLDFETRLIAKTNAAALLEQQLSKPGYSVAPITLGANTDPYQPIEREYKLSRATLQVLLRYRHPVTIITKGSLILRDLDLLAELAKLRLVSVFISLTTLDDELKRILEPRAAAPKARLRAIRVLRDAGVPVGVLLAPMIPMINDMELEKLMAEAKAAGALSASYVMLRLPLEVAPLFEEWLQAHYPQRAEHVMSLVRQSRGGEVYDSRFGSRMRGEGVFAELLAQRYSLAIKKHGLNRRESFQLDCSAFCPHGGQMSLL, from the coding sequence ATGCCCATTCAGTTGCCCCCGCGTGGGCGCGGCACCGCGACCAATCCGCATAACCGCTTTGCGCCCAACCGATCCGTGGCCGAGGACGACGGCTGGTACCAGGAAGTGCCGCTGACCCAGGGCACCACGGTCACGCTGGAAACCGCCAAGAGCATCATCGCGCGCAACTCGTCGCCGGATATTCCTTTCGACCGCTCGATCAATCCGTACCGCGGATGCGAGCACGGCTGTATTTATTGCTACGCCAGACCAAGCCACGCTTATTGGGACATGTCGCCCGGGCTGGACTTCGAAACCAGACTGATCGCCAAAACCAATGCTGCTGCCCTGTTGGAGCAGCAGTTGTCCAAGCCAGGCTACAGCGTCGCGCCGATCACCCTGGGCGCGAACACTGATCCCTATCAGCCCATCGAGCGCGAATACAAATTGAGCCGGGCGACGCTGCAAGTGCTGCTGCGCTATCGCCATCCGGTGACGATCATCACCAAGGGCTCGCTGATTCTCCGGGATCTGGATCTGCTGGCCGAGCTGGCGAAGTTGCGGCTGGTGTCGGTGTTCATCAGCCTCACGACGCTGGACGATGAGCTCAAGCGCATCCTTGAACCCCGGGCTGCCGCGCCCAAGGCCAGGCTACGGGCAATCCGGGTCTTGCGCGATGCCGGTGTGCCGGTGGGCGTTTTGCTGGCGCCGATGATTCCGATGATCAATGACATGGAGCTGGAGAAGCTGATGGCCGAGGCCAAGGCAGCCGGCGCATTGAGTGCGAGCTATGTGATGCTCCGTCTGCCGCTGGAGGTTGCCCCGTTGTTCGAAGAGTGGCTCCAGGCGCATTATCCGCAGAGGGCCGAGCATGTGATGAGCCTGGTAAGGCAGAGCCGCGGCGGTGAGGTGTACGACAGCCGCTTTGGCTCGCGAATGCGCGGCGAGGGAGTATTTGCAGAACTGCTGGCGCAGCGTTACAGCCTCGCCATCAAGAAGCACGGCTTGAACCGGCGGGAGAGTTTTCAGCTGGACTGCAGCGCGTTTTGCCCGCATGGCGGTCAGATGTCGCTGTTGTGA
- a CDS encoding HAD family hydrolase yields the protein MHYQNILFDLDGTLTDPREGITRSIQFALSKLGIDEPDITRLEHFIGPPLLQQFMRAYDFDEAKAWEAVGFYRERFKVTGLYENLVFDGIFELLDMLSDQGRTLFIATSKPWVFAHEIARHFDFARHFKLIYGSELDGTRTDKVELIRHLLHEEQLDPKQTLMIGDRKHDLIGGKRNGLDVAAVGYGFGSREELQAEAPTYHFDSVSALQRAFLKS from the coding sequence ATGCATTACCAGAATATCCTGTTCGACCTGGACGGCACCCTGACCGACCCGCGCGAAGGCATCACCCGTTCCATCCAGTTTGCCTTGAGCAAGCTGGGCATCGACGAACCCGACATCACCCGGCTCGAGCACTTCATCGGGCCGCCGCTGCTGCAGCAATTCATGCGCGCCTACGACTTCGACGAAGCGAAGGCCTGGGAAGCGGTGGGCTTTTACCGGGAGCGCTTCAAGGTCACGGGCCTTTACGAGAATCTGGTGTTCGACGGGATTTTCGAACTGCTGGACATGCTCTCGGATCAGGGCCGCACGCTGTTCATCGCGACCTCTAAACCCTGGGTGTTCGCCCATGAAATCGCCCGGCATTTCGACTTCGCGCGCCATTTCAAACTGATCTATGGCAGCGAGCTGGACGGCACCCGCACTGACAAGGTCGAGCTGATCCGGCACTTGCTGCATGAAGAGCAACTCGATCCGAAACAGACGCTGATGATTGGCGACCGCAAACACGACCTGATCGGCGGCAAGCGCAACGGGTTGGACGTGGCGGCGGTGGGGTACGGATTCGGCAGCCGCGAGGAGTTGCAGGCCGAGGCGCCGACGTATCATTTTGATTCAGTGAGCGCGCTGCAGCGGGCGTTTCTCAAAAGCTGA
- a CDS encoding aminopeptidase: protein MIRSKKAWLQRSLPMLATLLLSGCSSLSYYSQLASGQLALLRAREPVADVIADPNRDPKLRDHLLKSQQARAFATEHLHLPDNRSYRLYADIHRPFVVWNVFATGEFSLDPVTHCFPIAGCVAYRGYYTQGAARGDAAVQKLAGKDVYVSGVEAYSTLGWFDDPIISSMMNWGDERLATLIFHELAHQRFYVKDDSEFNESYASFVEQEGTRQWRTARGLPAEGGSSEARRRDQLTQLALDTRERLKALYAEPLSPQVMRERKAAEFERFRSEYRQLRDSQWGGDKRFDGWVYSPMNNARLLPIGLYDQWVPAFEALFRQVNGDWPAFYSAVEKLGGLPKDERKAVLERLAQKST from the coding sequence ATGATTCGATCGAAAAAGGCCTGGCTGCAACGTAGCCTGCCGATGCTGGCGACTTTACTCCTCAGCGGCTGTTCCAGCCTTTCCTATTACTCGCAACTGGCCAGCGGCCAATTGGCCCTGTTGCGTGCGCGCGAGCCGGTCGCCGACGTCATCGCCGACCCGAATCGCGACCCCAAGCTGCGGGATCATCTGCTCAAATCGCAACAGGCCCGTGCGTTTGCGACCGAGCATCTGCATTTGCCGGATAACCGCAGCTACCGCCTTTATGCCGACATCCATCGCCCGTTTGTCGTCTGGAACGTCTTCGCGACGGGCGAATTTTCCCTGGATCCTGTCACCCATTGCTTCCCCATCGCCGGGTGCGTGGCCTACCGCGGCTATTACACCCAGGGCGCCGCCCGCGGGGACGCGGCTGTGCAGAAGCTTGCGGGCAAGGACGTGTATGTCAGCGGCGTGGAGGCGTATTCGACGCTCGGCTGGTTCGATGACCCGATCATCAGCTCGATGATGAACTGGGGCGATGAGCGACTGGCCACGCTGATCTTCCACGAGCTGGCGCACCAGCGGTTTTACGTGAAGGACGACAGCGAGTTCAACGAGTCCTACGCCAGCTTTGTGGAGCAGGAAGGCACACGTCAGTGGCGCACGGCGCGTGGTCTGCCTGCCGAAGGTGGGTCTTCGGAAGCGCGGCGACGCGATCAACTTACCCAGCTGGCCCTCGACACCCGCGAGCGGCTAAAGGCGTTGTACGCCGAGCCGCTGAGTCCGCAGGTCATGCGCGAACGCAAGGCGGCTGAGTTCGAACGTTTTCGCAGCGAGTATCGGCAGTTGCGCGACAGCCAGTGGGGCGGCGACAAGCGTTTCGACGGCTGGGTGTATTCACCGATGAACAACGCACGCCTGCTGCCCATTGGTTTGTACGATCAGTGGGTGCCGGCGTTTGAAGCGCTGTTCAGGCAGGTGAACGGCGATTGGCCCGCGTTCTATTCGGCGGTGGAAAAGCTGGGCGGATTGCCTAAGGACGAACGCAAGGCGGTGCTGGAGCGGCTGGCCCAAAAATCCACCTGA
- a CDS encoding YheV family putative zinc ribbon protein, which translates to MTETPQVITKKRFIAGAVCPACSEPDKLMMWNEDDVPHRECVHCGYSDTLNAQGQSIPKELGTRVNKPVVKPADPKVQGVQFFPNPKLKKPVDPS; encoded by the coding sequence ATGACCGAAACACCGCAGGTGATTACCAAGAAACGCTTCATCGCCGGGGCCGTCTGCCCGGCGTGCAGCGAGCCTGATAAGTTGATGATGTGGAACGAAGACGACGTGCCGCACCGTGAATGCGTGCACTGCGGTTATTCCGACACCCTCAATGCGCAGGGGCAATCGATCCCCAAAGAACTCGGCACACGGGTGAACAAGCCTGTGGTGAAGCCGGCTGATCCCAAGGTCCAGGGCGTGCAGTTTTTCCCGAATCCGAAGCTGAAGAAACCGGTTGATCCGAGTTGA
- a CDS encoding dodecin — MSDHHTYKMLELVGSSTVGTDDAIQNAIAQAAKSVKLMEWFEVLETRGHIEDGKVGHFQVTIKVGFRIDNS, encoded by the coding sequence ATGTCTGATCATCACACCTACAAAATGCTGGAGCTGGTCGGGTCATCGACCGTGGGCACCGACGACGCAATTCAGAACGCGATTGCCCAGGCTGCCAAGTCCGTGAAACTGATGGAATGGTTCGAAGTGCTGGAAACTCGCGGCCACATCGAAGACGGTAAAGTCGGCCACTTCCAGGTGACCATCAAGGTTGGTTTCCGCATCGACAACAGCTGA
- the prlC gene encoding oligopeptidase A: MSANNPLLQSYDLPPFSAIRAEHVKPAIEQILADNRFAIADILTKQGSQPTWAGLVLAMDELNDRLGAAWSPVSHLNAVCNSAELREAYESCLPALSAYSTEMGQNRELFQAFEALANSSEAVNFDVAQKTILEQSLRDFRLSGIDLPPDQQKRYAEVQSKLSELGSQFSNQLLDATQAWSKHVTDEAALAGLTDSAKAQMAAAAQAKDLEGYLITLEFPSYYAVMTYAEDRALREEVYAAYCTRASDQGPNAGKNDNGPIMEQILDLRQELAKLLGFASFSELSLATKMAESSDHVLSFLRDLAKRSKPFAVQDLQQLKAYAAEQGCPDLQSWDSGFYGEKLREQRYSVSQEALRAYFPVDKVLTGLFAIVQKLYGIEIAEQKGFDTWHPDVRLFEIKENGQHVGRFFFDLYARANKRGGAWMDGARDRRRTAEGTLQSPVANLVCNFTPAVSGKPALLTHDEVTTLFHEFGHGLHHLLTRVEHAGASGINGVAWDAVELPSQFMENWCWEPEGLALISGHYETGEPLPQDLLEKMLAAKNFQSGLMMVRQLEFSLFDFELHATHGDGRTTLQVLEGVRDEVSVMRPPAYNRFPNSFAHIFAGGYAAGYYSYKWAEVLSADAFSKFEEEGVFNEQTGRAFREAILARGGSQAPMVLFVDFRGREPSIDALLRHSGLSEEAAA, translated from the coding sequence GTGAGCGCGAACAACCCTCTGTTGCAATCCTACGACCTGCCACCTTTCTCGGCGATTCGCGCCGAGCATGTAAAACCTGCCATCGAACAGATTCTCGCCGACAACCGCTTCGCGATTGCCGACATACTCACCAAACAAGGTTCGCAGCCTACATGGGCTGGCCTGGTGCTGGCGATGGACGAACTCAATGATCGCCTGGGCGCCGCCTGGAGCCCGGTCAGTCACCTGAACGCCGTATGCAATAGCGCGGAACTGCGCGAAGCCTATGAGTCTTGCCTGCCAGCACTGAGCGCCTACTCGACCGAGATGGGCCAGAACCGTGAGCTGTTCCAGGCCTTCGAAGCCCTGGCCAATAGCTCGGAAGCAGTGAATTTCGACGTCGCACAGAAGACCATTCTTGAGCAATCGCTGCGCGACTTCCGTTTGTCGGGCATCGACCTGCCGCCGGACCAGCAAAAACGCTACGCCGAAGTGCAGAGCAAGCTGTCCGAACTGGGCAGTCAGTTCTCCAACCAGTTGCTTGACGCGACCCAAGCCTGGAGCAAGCACGTCACAGATGAGGCCGCCCTCGCCGGCCTGACCGATTCGGCCAAGGCGCAGATGGCGGCCGCTGCCCAGGCGAAAGACCTGGAAGGCTACCTGATTACGCTCGAGTTCCCGAGCTACTACGCCGTGATGACCTATGCCGAAGACCGCGCGCTGCGTGAAGAGGTCTACGCGGCGTATTGCACCCGCGCGTCTGACCAGGGTCCGAACGCTGGCAAGAACGACAACGGCCCGATCATGGAACAGATTCTCGATCTGCGTCAGGAACTGGCCAAACTGCTGGGTTTCGCCAGCTTCTCCGAGCTGAGCCTGGCTACCAAAATGGCCGAGTCCAGCGATCACGTTCTCAGCTTCCTCCGTGATCTGGCCAAGCGCAGCAAGCCGTTTGCCGTTCAGGATCTGCAGCAGTTGAAAGCCTATGCCGCCGAACAAGGCTGCCCGGACCTGCAAAGCTGGGACAGCGGTTTCTATGGCGAGAAGCTGCGCGAACAACGCTACAGCGTTTCCCAGGAAGCCCTGCGCGCCTACTTCCCGGTCGACAAAGTGCTGACCGGCCTGTTCGCGATCGTACAAAAACTGTACGGCATCGAAATCGCCGAGCAGAAGGGCTTCGATACTTGGCACCCGGACGTTCGCCTGTTCGAAATCAAGGAAAACGGCCAGCACGTCGGCCGCTTCTTCTTTGATCTCTACGCTCGCGCCAACAAGCGTGGCGGCGCCTGGATGGACGGCGCCCGCGATCGTCGTCGCACCGCTGAAGGCACATTGCAAAGCCCGGTCGCCAACCTGGTCTGTAACTTCACCCCGGCGGTCAGCGGCAAGCCCGCGCTGCTCACCCACGATGAAGTCACCACTCTGTTCCATGAATTCGGCCACGGCCTGCACCACCTGCTGACCCGCGTCGAACACGCGGGCGCGTCAGGCATCAATGGCGTGGCTTGGGATGCGGTCGAGCTGCCAAGTCAGTTCATGGAAAACTGGTGCTGGGAGCCCGAAGGCCTGGCCCTGATTTCCGGCCATTACGAAACCGGTGAGCCGCTGCCTCAGGACCTCCTGGAGAAAATGCTGGCGGCGAAGAACTTCCAGTCCGGCCTGATGATGGTCCGCCAGCTGGAATTTTCGCTGTTCGACTTTGAACTGCACGCCACCCATGGGGACGGCCGCACCACGCTGCAAGTGCTCGAAGGCGTGCGTGACGAGGTGTCGGTGATGCGTCCGCCGGCGTACAACCGCTTCCCGAACAGCTTCGCCCACATCTTTGCCGGCGGTTATGCGGCGGGCTACTACAGCTACAAGTGGGCCGAAGTGCTGTCCGCCGATGCGTTCTCGAAGTTCGAGGAAGAAGGTGTGTTCAACGAGCAGACGGGCCGGGCGTTCCGTGAGGCCATTCTGGCGCGCGGCGGGTCCCAGGCACCGATGGTGCTGTTCGTCGACTTCCGCGGACGCGAGCCGTCGATTGACGCACTCTTGCGCCATTCGGGGTTGAGTGAGGAAGCGGCAGCATGA
- a CDS encoding DUF883 family protein, translating into MAFTSSRKASLQSMEAEIESLLKSLEGLKSDASDESRKTLKNLKANAESALSHSRSLLSDVYEDVKVKTRETSVATRDYAQEHPWTTAGVAVGAIGLLAAYLLCKRG; encoded by the coding sequence ATGGCATTCACGTCATCCCGTAAAGCGTCGTTGCAAAGCATGGAAGCCGAGATCGAGAGTCTGCTCAAGTCGCTGGAAGGCTTGAAGTCCGACGCTTCCGACGAGTCGCGCAAGACCCTGAAAAACCTTAAAGCCAACGCTGAAAGCGCGCTGAGCCACTCGCGCAGCCTGTTGAGCGATGTCTACGAAGACGTCAAAGTCAAAACCCGCGAAACCAGCGTTGCGACCCGTGATTACGCCCAAGAGCACCCTTGGACCACCGCAGGCGTCGCTGTTGGCGCAATCGGCCTGCTGGCCGCTTATCTGCTGTGCAAGCGCGGCTGA
- a CDS encoding DUF1161 domain-containing protein, with amino-acid sequence MKRIAAILILGALTTSAFAAPKPCEELKAEIETKIQSQSVSSYTLEIVANKDVTDQSMVVGTCENDTKKIIYQNNGR; translated from the coding sequence ATGAAACGTATCGCCGCAATCCTGATTCTCGGGGCGCTGACCACCAGTGCCTTCGCTGCGCCCAAGCCATGTGAAGAGCTTAAAGCTGAAATCGAAACGAAGATTCAGTCTCAGAGCGTCAGCTCATATACGTTGGAGATCGTGGCCAATAAAGATGTCACCGATCAGAGCATGGTCGTCGGTACTTGCGAAAACGACACAAAAAAAATCATCTACCAGAATAACGGCCGCTAG
- a CDS encoding DUF1161 domain-containing protein, with protein MKKVLLAIGLLSIAGTTMAAGKSCDDVKADIDAKIKAKGVSSYTLEAVEKGSSADGKVVGTCEGGSMEIVYKRG; from the coding sequence ATGAAAAAAGTTCTGTTGGCGATAGGCTTGTTGAGCATTGCGGGCACTACCATGGCCGCTGGCAAATCGTGCGATGACGTGAAAGCCGACATCGACGCGAAAATTAAAGCCAAGGGCGTTTCCTCCTACACGCTGGAAGCTGTTGAAAAAGGCAGCTCGGCAGACGGCAAAGTCGTCGGCACCTGCGAAGGCGGCAGCATGGAAATCGTTTACAAGCGCGGCTGA
- a CDS encoding LLM class flavin-dependent oxidoreductase, whose product MKRLADVKISTLDLVPVREDKGPAESLRNALDLAQHVEKWGYNRFWVAEHHNMDGIASSATSVLLAYLAGGTSTIRVGSGGIMLPNHAPLVIAEQFGTLESLFPGRIDLGLGRAPGSDQMTARALRRERSGSSDDFPDDVTELVNYLGPRQPHQRVLAVPGTNTNVPIWLLGSSLFSAQLAGERGLPYAFASHFAPRFMHEAIRVYRSHFKPSEVLDKPYVMLGVPLAAAETDEQAEYLVTSVYQRILSLMRGQSLMQKPPVESMNGLWLPHERDAVMDFLGLAVVGGPEKIRAKLDVLLEQTDADELIFTCDMYEHADRLRSYEILAQAARG is encoded by the coding sequence ATGAAACGATTAGCTGATGTGAAGATTTCCACCCTCGATCTGGTGCCCGTCCGCGAAGACAAAGGCCCGGCGGAATCACTGCGTAATGCGCTGGATCTGGCGCAACACGTCGAGAAATGGGGCTACAACCGTTTCTGGGTGGCCGAGCACCACAACATGGACGGCATCGCCAGTTCGGCGACCTCTGTTCTGTTGGCGTATCTGGCCGGTGGTACATCGACCATCAGGGTCGGGTCGGGCGGAATCATGCTGCCCAACCACGCACCGTTGGTGATCGCCGAGCAGTTCGGCACGCTTGAAAGCTTGTTCCCGGGCCGTATCGATCTGGGCCTCGGCCGCGCGCCGGGTTCCGATCAGATGACCGCTCGCGCCCTGCGTCGCGAACGCTCCGGCAGCTCCGATGACTTCCCGGATGACGTGACTGAACTGGTCAACTACCTCGGGCCGCGTCAGCCTCATCAGCGAGTTCTCGCTGTGCCCGGCACCAATACCAATGTGCCAATCTGGCTGCTGGGTTCGAGCCTGTTCAGTGCCCAGCTGGCCGGTGAGCGGGGCCTGCCGTATGCATTCGCATCGCACTTTGCGCCGCGTTTCATGCACGAAGCGATTCGCGTCTACCGCAGCCACTTCAAGCCTTCCGAGGTCCTTGACAAGCCCTACGTGATGCTCGGCGTCCCGCTGGCCGCCGCAGAGACCGACGAGCAAGCCGAGTACCTGGTGACGTCGGTGTATCAACGTATCTTGAGCCTGATGCGTGGGCAGAGCCTGATGCAGAAGCCGCCCGTCGAGAGCATGAATGGATTGTGGCTGCCCCATGAGCGTGACGCTGTGATGGATTTCCTGGGACTGGCGGTCGTCGGTGGACCGGAGAAGATTCGCGCGAAGCTGGACGTGCTGCTTGAGCAGACCGACGCGGATGAGCTGATCTTCACCTGCGACATGTACGAACACGCCGATCGCCTGCGCTCTTACGAGATCCTGGCGCAAGCCGCGAGGGGCTGA
- a CDS encoding dual specificity protein phosphatase family protein, with the protein MRLRPLAAQLLLLLAVSSASLAQAENVSPVQSSRPAQWAQLIDPHYNLYQITPTLYRSRQPDAAAQPLLQQLGVHTVINFLKESDSKWLSDTSVAQVQIPLQVVHIDDADVIESLRAIQTAQQNGPVLIHCKHGLDRTGLVAAMYRIVAQGWSKQAALDEMEHGGYGDEDSLKRGIAYINTVDLAALKSAMDSGACSTSVFALCAIKGLSRKAGMIN; encoded by the coding sequence ATGCGCCTTCGCCCGCTCGCTGCCCAACTCCTCCTGCTGCTGGCCGTTTCATCTGCCTCTCTCGCTCAGGCCGAGAATGTTTCACCGGTGCAATCGTCACGCCCGGCGCAGTGGGCGCAACTCATCGACCCCCACTACAACCTCTACCAGATCACGCCGACGCTTTACCGCAGTCGCCAGCCGGACGCTGCAGCGCAGCCGCTTCTGCAGCAGCTTGGCGTGCACACAGTGATCAACTTCCTCAAGGAAAGTGATAGCAAATGGCTGTCCGACACCTCCGTGGCGCAGGTGCAGATTCCGCTGCAGGTGGTGCACATCGACGACGCCGATGTGATTGAAAGCCTTCGGGCTATCCAGACCGCCCAGCAAAACGGGCCGGTGCTGATCCACTGCAAGCACGGCCTGGACCGGACCGGCCTGGTGGCAGCGATGTACCGCATCGTTGCCCAGGGCTGGAGCAAACAGGCAGCGCTGGATGAGATGGAACATGGCGGGTATGGCGACGAAGACAGCCTCAAGCGCGGGATTGCCTACATCAACACTGTCGATTTGGCGGCGCTGAAGTCAGCAATGGACAGCGGTGCGTGCAGCACTAGCGTGTTTGCCCTTTGTGCGATCAAAGGCTTGTCGCGCAAAGCAGGCATGATCAATTAG
- a CDS encoding OsmC family protein — translation MSIVKKASAHWEGDLKSGIGSISTETGVLREAPYGFKARFEGGKGTNPEELIGAAHAGCFSMALSMILGGENLTAESIDTHAEVTLDQVEGGFEISAVHLILKAKVPGATQEQFEKLTGMAKEGCPVSKLLNAKITLDATLLS, via the coding sequence ATGAGCATCGTCAAGAAAGCATCCGCCCACTGGGAAGGTGACCTGAAGTCGGGTATCGGCAGCATCTCTACTGAAACTGGCGTGCTGCGCGAAGCGCCGTACGGCTTCAAGGCCCGTTTTGAAGGCGGCAAGGGCACCAACCCGGAAGAACTGATCGGCGCGGCACATGCCGGCTGCTTCTCCATGGCGCTGTCGATGATCCTCGGTGGGGAAAATCTGACCGCTGAGAGCATCGATACCCACGCTGAAGTGACCCTTGATCAGGTCGAAGGTGGCTTTGAAATCAGCGCTGTGCACCTCATCCTCAAGGCCAAAGTGCCGGGCGCGACCCAAGAGCAATTCGAGAAACTGACCGGTATGGCCAAAGAAGGCTGCCCGGTTTCGAAGCTGCTGAACGCCAAGATCACGCTCGATGCCACACTGCTGAGCTGA
- a CDS encoding carbonic anhydrase: MALKQIVDGFKQFRHDVFPQQEELFKKLATAQHPRAMFITCADSRIVPELITQSSPGDLFVTRNVGNVVPPYGPMNGGVSTAIEYAVLALGVQHIIVCGHSDCGAMRAVLNPDTLEKMPTVKAWLRHAEVAKTVVQDNCSCSSEHETMHVLTEENVIAQLQHLRTHPSVASKLASGQLFIHGWVYDIETSEIRAYDAEQDCFLPLDGDHPVPMASIPRGRY, encoded by the coding sequence ATGGCGCTGAAGCAGATCGTTGATGGCTTCAAGCAATTCCGCCATGACGTCTTCCCTCAGCAGGAAGAACTGTTCAAGAAACTCGCCACCGCCCAACATCCCCGGGCCATGTTCATCACCTGCGCCGACTCGCGCATCGTCCCGGAACTCATCACCCAAAGCTCGCCAGGCGACCTGTTCGTCACCCGTAACGTGGGTAACGTCGTCCCGCCTTATGGCCCTATGAATGGCGGCGTTTCGACCGCTATTGAATACGCCGTCCTGGCCTTGGGCGTGCAGCACATCATCGTGTGTGGCCACTCTGATTGCGGGGCCATGCGCGCCGTTCTCAACCCCGACACCCTCGAAAAAATGCCGACGGTCAAAGCCTGGCTGCGTCACGCCGAGGTCGCCAAGACCGTTGTGCAGGACAACTGCAGCTGCAGCAGTGAGCACGAAACCATGCACGTGCTCACTGAAGAAAACGTCATCGCACAGCTGCAACATCTGCGCACGCACCCTTCCGTGGCGTCCAAGCTGGCCAGTGGTCAGTTGTTCATCCATGGCTGGGTCTACGACATCGAAACCAGCGAAATCCGCGCTTACGATGCCGAGCAGGATTGCTTCCTGCCGCTGGATGGCGACCATCCGGTGCCCATGGCGTCGATCCCCCGCGGGCGATATTGA